In the genome of Tripterygium wilfordii isolate XIE 37 chromosome 19, ASM1340144v1, whole genome shotgun sequence, one region contains:
- the LOC119986086 gene encoding probable leucine-rich repeat receptor-like serine/threonine-protein kinase At3g14840 isoform X2 encodes MLPHQLHFVSLIVLCFTTLAFGATRLPNDEVEALREIARTLGKTTWDFNADPCGQEGGWANKYQEKGSENAVTCVCNNTVCHVTSIVLKAQNLQGSLPPELTRLPQLEQIDLTRNYLSGTIPKEWGSMKLVNISLGGNPLTGSIPIEFVNISTLKSLVVEFCHLSGSLPPELGSLPAIERLFLSSNNFTGELPATFVELTSLKDFRISDNQFTGKIPDFIQNWTKLERLVIQGSGLSGPIPSGISLLKNIIDLRISDLSGNDTTFPSLTSMKGLNILILSSCNIVGQLPDQLGEMTNLNTLDLSFNKLTGGIPPSVVSLSQIDVMFLTGNALTGAVPDWLLTKSARIDLSYNNFSVHGSCQHQSVNLFGSSSMGNVSGMVSCLKSFSCPKTFDYFHINCGGDEATLNGITYADDTDAASSARYYQSKSNWAFSSTGEFTDDDRSPKSYTWKNTTKLTENIPELYTEARLSPLSLTYYGFCLRKGKYTVDLHFAEIMFTAEKENISVGRRIFDVYIQGTRVLKDFNIEDEADGLGKATVKNFPAEVNNDTMEIRFHWAGKGTTGIPVKGVYGPLISAISVTHVDYKPPSEGGKSGTPIGIVVGIIAAVASVVILVLASFWWKGCLKRKDAVGLDLKGLDLQTGSFTLRQIKAATKNFDAANKIGEGGFGPVYKGFLSDGAVIAVKQLSSKSKQGNREFVNEIGMISALQHPHLVKLYGCCIEGNQLLLVYEYMENNSLARALFGPDEYRLKLNWPTRLKICIGIARGLAFLHEESRLKIVHRDIKATNVLLDKDLNPKISDFGLAKLDEEDNTHISTRIAGTYGYMAPEYAMRGYLTDKADVYSFGVVALEIVSGRSNTSYLPKGESFFLLDWALVLKEEGKLLELVDPRLGSEYKIDEVMTMINVAFLCTNSAPALRPSMSTIVSILGGKSQVPEVVSDQSGLVDETKMKATKMYFKDTAEYGISGSQSMSIEGPWTASSSAADLYPINLESDYLMDRT; translated from the exons ATGTTACCTCATCAACTTCATTTTGTATCCTTGATTGTTCTTTGCTTCACCACTCTTGCATTTGGTGCCACTCGATTACCAAACGATGAAG TGGAGGCATTACGTGAGATAGCAAGAACGCTTGGGAAGACAACCTGGGACTTCAATGCGGATCCATGTGGTCAGGAAGGGGGATGGGCTAACAAGTATCAAGAAAAAGGATCTGAGAATGCTGTCACCTGTGTCTGTAACAACACCGTCTGCCACGTCACTAGCAT TGTGCTCAAGGCCCAAAATCTTCAAGGCAGTCTTCCTCCAGAGTTAACAAGGCTGCCTCAGCTGGAACAAAT TGACCTAACTCGCAATTACCTCAGCGGTACAATCCCAAAAGAATGGGGTTCCATGAAACTAGTCAATAT CTCTCTTGGTGGGAACCCGTTAACAGGTTCCATCCCAATAGAATTTGTAAACATCTCCACTCTTAAAAGTTT AGTGGTTGAGTTTTGTCATCTTTCTGGGTCTCTTCCTCCCGAGCTTGGATCTTTGCCTGCCATTGAAAGACT GTTTCTAAGCTCAAACAATTTTACTGGGGAGTTGCCTGCAACTTTTGTTGAACTGACCTCATTGAAGGACTT CCGAATTAGTGATAACCAATTCACGGGGAAGATACCTGATTTTATCCAGAATTGGACGAAACTTGAAAGATT GGTAATACAGGGGAGTGGCTTGAGTGGGCCTATCCCTTCGGGCATCTCtcttttgaaaaatataattgacTT GAGAATCAGTGACTTGAGTGGAAATGATACGACTTTTCCATCATTGACCAGCATGAAGGGCCTTAATATACT GATATTAAGTAGTTGCAATATAGTTGGACAGCTGCCTGACCAGCTTGGGGAGATGACCAATCTAAACACCTT AGACCTCAGCTTTAACAAACTTACTGGAGGAATTCCGCCCAGCGTTGTTAGTCTATCCCAGATTGACGTTAT GTTTCTTACTGGGAATGCTCTAACTGGGGCAGTGCCTGACTGGTTGCTGACAAAAAGCGCCAGAAT TGATCTTTCATATAATAATTTTTCAGTTCATGGATCTTGTCAGCATCAGAGTGT AAATTTGTTCGGGAGCTCGTCAATGggaaatgtttc TGGAATGGTTTCATGTCTAAAGAGCTTTAGTTGTCCAAAAA CATTTGACTATTTCCATATAAATTGTGGGGGAGATGAAGCGACTCTCAATGGAATTACATATGCGGATGATACTGATGCCGCTTCATCTGCAAGATACTACCAAAGTAAAAGTAACTGGGCTTTCAGCAGCACCGGTGAATTCACAGATGATGACCGATCTCCAAAATCTTATACCTGGAAAAATACGACTAAACTAACCGAGAACATTCCGGAACTGTACACGGAAGCACGCCTTTCACCTCTCTCTCTAACTTATTATGGTTTCTGCCTTCGAAAGGGAAAGTACACTGTTGACCTCCACTTTGCAGAGATCATGTTTACAGctgaaaaggaaaatataagCGTCGGCAGGCGTATATTTGATGTTTACATTCAG GGAACACGGGTTTTGAAGGATTTTAATATTGAGGATGAAGCAGATGGACTTGGTAAAGCAACTGTCAAAAACTTCCCTGCTGAAGTAAACAATGATACCATGGAGATCCGCTTTCACTGGGCTGGAAAAGGGACTACCGGTATCCCTGTTAAAGGAGTTTACGGTCCTCTGATATCTGCAATCTCTGTGACTCATGTCG ATTATAAACCTCCATCAGAAGGAGGAAAGAGTGGTACGCCTATAGGGATTGTGGTTGGAATCATAGCTGCAGTAGCATCTGTTGTCATCCTAGTTCTGGCTAGCTTTTGGTGGAAGGGCTGTTTAAAACGTAAAGATGCCGTTGGACTAG ATTTGAAGGGCCTAGATTTACAAACTGGTTCATTTACGCTGAGGCAAATTAAAGCTGCCACAAAAAACTTTGATGCAGCTAATAAAATTGGGGAAGGCGGTTTTGGCCCTGTTTACaag ggTTTTCTCTCAGATGGTGCTGTAATTGCAGTAAAGCAGCTCTCTTCGAAGTCAAAGCAAGGAAATCGGGAGTTTGTGAACGAGATTGGGATGATCTCTGCTCTGCAACACCCTCATCTTGTAAAGCTCTATGGATGCTGTATTGAAGGAAATCAACTGTTGCTGGTGTATGAATACATGGAAAACAACAGCCTTGCTCGTGCTTTATTTG GCCCAGACGAATATCGGCTGAAATTGAACTGGCCAACAAGACTCAAGATCTGTATCGGCATAGCAAGAGGTTTGGCTTTCTTACATGAAGAATCAAGACTGAAGATTGTTCATCGAGACATCAAAGCTACTAATGTGTTGCTTGACAAGGATCTAAATCCTAAGATATCCGATTTTGGTTTGGCAAAGCTCGATGAGGAGGATAATACACACATAAGCACCAGAATTGCTGGCACCTA CGGATATATGGCTCCTGAATATGCAATGCGGGGTTACCTAACTGACAAAGCAGATGTGTATAGTTTTGGGGTCGTTGCCTTGGAAATTGTCAGTGGGAGGAGCAATACCAGTTATCTGCCAAAGGGGgaatctttctttcttcttgattGG GCTCTTGTTCTAAAAGAGGAGGGAAAATTACTGGAATTAGTGGACCCGAGGTTGGGTTCGGAGTATAAAATAGATGAAGTGATGACAATGATTAATGTGGCTTTTCTATGCACAAATTCCGCTCCAGCACTTAGACCGAGTATGTCTACGATTGTCAGCATCCTTGGAGGTAAATCTCAAGTTCCTGAGGTGGTTTCTGATCAAAGCGGGTTGGTCGATGAGACGAAGATGAAGGCAACGAAGATGTATTTCAAAGACACAGCAGAATACGGAATTAGCGGAAGCCAGAGCATGTCAATTGAGGGTCCATGGACGGCTTCTTCATCTGCAGCTGATCTATATCCAATCAACTTGGAGTCTGATTATTTGATGGATAGAACTTAA
- the LOC119986086 gene encoding probable leucine-rich repeat receptor-like serine/threonine-protein kinase At3g14840 isoform X1: MLPHQLHFVSLIVLCFTTLAFGATRLPNDEVEALREIARTLGKTTWDFNADPCGQEGGWANKYQEKGSENAVTCVCNNTVCHVTSIVLKAQNLQGSLPPELTRLPQLEQIDLTRNYLSGTIPKEWGSMKLVNISLGGNPLTGSIPIEFVNISTLKSLVVEFCHLSGSLPPELGSLPAIERLFLSSNNFTGELPATFVELTSLKDFRISDNQFTGKIPDFIQNWTKLERLVIQGSGLSGPIPSGISLLKNIIDLRISDLSGNDTTFPSLTSMKGLNILILSSCNIVGQLPDQLGEMTNLNTLDLSFNKLTGGIPPSVVSLSQIDVMFLTGNALTGAVPDWLLTKSARIDLSYNNFSVHGSCQHQSVNLFGSSSMGNVSGMVSCLKSFSCPKTFDYFHINCGGDEATLNGITYADDTDAASSARYYQSKSNWAFSSTGEFTDDDRSPKSYTWKNTTKLTENIPELYTEARLSPLSLTYYGFCLRKGKYTVDLHFAEIMFTAEKENISVGRRIFDVYIQGTRVLKDFNIEDEADGLGKATVKNFPAEVNNDTMEIRFHWAGKGTTGIPVKGVYGPLISAISVTHVDYKPPSEGGKSGTPIGIVVGIIAAVASVVILVLASFWWKGCLKRKDAVGLDLKGLDLQTGSFTLRQIKAATKNFDAANKIGEGGFGPVYKGFLSDGAVIAVKQLSSKSKQGNREFVNEIGMISALQHPHLVKLYGCCIEGNQLLLVYEYMENNSLARALFEGPDEYRLKLNWPTRLKICIGIARGLAFLHEESRLKIVHRDIKATNVLLDKDLNPKISDFGLAKLDEEDNTHISTRIAGTYGYMAPEYAMRGYLTDKADVYSFGVVALEIVSGRSNTSYLPKGESFFLLDWALVLKEEGKLLELVDPRLGSEYKIDEVMTMINVAFLCTNSAPALRPSMSTIVSILGGKSQVPEVVSDQSGLVDETKMKATKMYFKDTAEYGISGSQSMSIEGPWTASSSAADLYPINLESDYLMDRT; this comes from the exons ATGTTACCTCATCAACTTCATTTTGTATCCTTGATTGTTCTTTGCTTCACCACTCTTGCATTTGGTGCCACTCGATTACCAAACGATGAAG TGGAGGCATTACGTGAGATAGCAAGAACGCTTGGGAAGACAACCTGGGACTTCAATGCGGATCCATGTGGTCAGGAAGGGGGATGGGCTAACAAGTATCAAGAAAAAGGATCTGAGAATGCTGTCACCTGTGTCTGTAACAACACCGTCTGCCACGTCACTAGCAT TGTGCTCAAGGCCCAAAATCTTCAAGGCAGTCTTCCTCCAGAGTTAACAAGGCTGCCTCAGCTGGAACAAAT TGACCTAACTCGCAATTACCTCAGCGGTACAATCCCAAAAGAATGGGGTTCCATGAAACTAGTCAATAT CTCTCTTGGTGGGAACCCGTTAACAGGTTCCATCCCAATAGAATTTGTAAACATCTCCACTCTTAAAAGTTT AGTGGTTGAGTTTTGTCATCTTTCTGGGTCTCTTCCTCCCGAGCTTGGATCTTTGCCTGCCATTGAAAGACT GTTTCTAAGCTCAAACAATTTTACTGGGGAGTTGCCTGCAACTTTTGTTGAACTGACCTCATTGAAGGACTT CCGAATTAGTGATAACCAATTCACGGGGAAGATACCTGATTTTATCCAGAATTGGACGAAACTTGAAAGATT GGTAATACAGGGGAGTGGCTTGAGTGGGCCTATCCCTTCGGGCATCTCtcttttgaaaaatataattgacTT GAGAATCAGTGACTTGAGTGGAAATGATACGACTTTTCCATCATTGACCAGCATGAAGGGCCTTAATATACT GATATTAAGTAGTTGCAATATAGTTGGACAGCTGCCTGACCAGCTTGGGGAGATGACCAATCTAAACACCTT AGACCTCAGCTTTAACAAACTTACTGGAGGAATTCCGCCCAGCGTTGTTAGTCTATCCCAGATTGACGTTAT GTTTCTTACTGGGAATGCTCTAACTGGGGCAGTGCCTGACTGGTTGCTGACAAAAAGCGCCAGAAT TGATCTTTCATATAATAATTTTTCAGTTCATGGATCTTGTCAGCATCAGAGTGT AAATTTGTTCGGGAGCTCGTCAATGggaaatgtttc TGGAATGGTTTCATGTCTAAAGAGCTTTAGTTGTCCAAAAA CATTTGACTATTTCCATATAAATTGTGGGGGAGATGAAGCGACTCTCAATGGAATTACATATGCGGATGATACTGATGCCGCTTCATCTGCAAGATACTACCAAAGTAAAAGTAACTGGGCTTTCAGCAGCACCGGTGAATTCACAGATGATGACCGATCTCCAAAATCTTATACCTGGAAAAATACGACTAAACTAACCGAGAACATTCCGGAACTGTACACGGAAGCACGCCTTTCACCTCTCTCTCTAACTTATTATGGTTTCTGCCTTCGAAAGGGAAAGTACACTGTTGACCTCCACTTTGCAGAGATCATGTTTACAGctgaaaaggaaaatataagCGTCGGCAGGCGTATATTTGATGTTTACATTCAG GGAACACGGGTTTTGAAGGATTTTAATATTGAGGATGAAGCAGATGGACTTGGTAAAGCAACTGTCAAAAACTTCCCTGCTGAAGTAAACAATGATACCATGGAGATCCGCTTTCACTGGGCTGGAAAAGGGACTACCGGTATCCCTGTTAAAGGAGTTTACGGTCCTCTGATATCTGCAATCTCTGTGACTCATGTCG ATTATAAACCTCCATCAGAAGGAGGAAAGAGTGGTACGCCTATAGGGATTGTGGTTGGAATCATAGCTGCAGTAGCATCTGTTGTCATCCTAGTTCTGGCTAGCTTTTGGTGGAAGGGCTGTTTAAAACGTAAAGATGCCGTTGGACTAG ATTTGAAGGGCCTAGATTTACAAACTGGTTCATTTACGCTGAGGCAAATTAAAGCTGCCACAAAAAACTTTGATGCAGCTAATAAAATTGGGGAAGGCGGTTTTGGCCCTGTTTACaag ggTTTTCTCTCAGATGGTGCTGTAATTGCAGTAAAGCAGCTCTCTTCGAAGTCAAAGCAAGGAAATCGGGAGTTTGTGAACGAGATTGGGATGATCTCTGCTCTGCAACACCCTCATCTTGTAAAGCTCTATGGATGCTGTATTGAAGGAAATCAACTGTTGCTGGTGTATGAATACATGGAAAACAACAGCCTTGCTCGTGCTTTATTTG AAGGCCCAGACGAATATCGGCTGAAATTGAACTGGCCAACAAGACTCAAGATCTGTATCGGCATAGCAAGAGGTTTGGCTTTCTTACATGAAGAATCAAGACTGAAGATTGTTCATCGAGACATCAAAGCTACTAATGTGTTGCTTGACAAGGATCTAAATCCTAAGATATCCGATTTTGGTTTGGCAAAGCTCGATGAGGAGGATAATACACACATAAGCACCAGAATTGCTGGCACCTA CGGATATATGGCTCCTGAATATGCAATGCGGGGTTACCTAACTGACAAAGCAGATGTGTATAGTTTTGGGGTCGTTGCCTTGGAAATTGTCAGTGGGAGGAGCAATACCAGTTATCTGCCAAAGGGGgaatctttctttcttcttgattGG GCTCTTGTTCTAAAAGAGGAGGGAAAATTACTGGAATTAGTGGACCCGAGGTTGGGTTCGGAGTATAAAATAGATGAAGTGATGACAATGATTAATGTGGCTTTTCTATGCACAAATTCCGCTCCAGCACTTAGACCGAGTATGTCTACGATTGTCAGCATCCTTGGAGGTAAATCTCAAGTTCCTGAGGTGGTTTCTGATCAAAGCGGGTTGGTCGATGAGACGAAGATGAAGGCAACGAAGATGTATTTCAAAGACACAGCAGAATACGGAATTAGCGGAAGCCAGAGCATGTCAATTGAGGGTCCATGGACGGCTTCTTCATCTGCAGCTGATCTATATCCAATCAACTTGGAGTCTGATTATTTGATGGATAGAACTTAA